The following coding sequences are from one Salipiger sp. CCB-MM3 window:
- a CDS encoding LysR family transcriptional regulator, protein MSVHRGSQKGEVGNRGCETNNLEHKMGVRQTRLIGNLSEADLKNMRIFRRVADAGGVTAAAELHGAEKSTYSRSLKALEERLDGALCERGPNGFRLTEYGRRVYSAATSLEDALGNVRTEINGARKRLTGAISLGVADNMLTNPAAKISDALEVFFQRAPAVSVSLSILPPDQLAQALADRKVHLAVIGATNLEPNMTATRLFEEDYALYCCPQPGQHPPHLNTLRSRGVGVVHRNFSGPGPSADSRKITAAWIVLASGLEAVATYINTGRCVGFMPRHYVEGIRTRRPFVEVPGSEHLRRKTEFVVAQETGRTKSHPMILMSDILKSTMQN, encoded by the coding sequence GTGAGCGTTCACCGCGGTTCCCAAAAGGGCGAAGTTGGCAACCGTGGTTGCGAAACGAACAACTTGGAGCACAAAATGGGCGTAAGGCAGACGCGTTTGATCGGGAACTTGTCGGAAGCCGATCTCAAAAATATGCGTATTTTCCGTAGGGTTGCGGATGCCGGTGGCGTTACCGCTGCAGCCGAGCTCCATGGCGCGGAGAAGTCGACCTACAGCCGTTCGCTGAAAGCTCTTGAAGAGCGTCTAGATGGCGCCCTTTGCGAGCGCGGGCCTAATGGTTTCCGTCTCACAGAGTACGGCCGCAGGGTCTACTCAGCAGCCACATCTCTAGAAGATGCCCTTGGAAACGTGCGCACAGAAATCAACGGCGCCCGAAAGCGCTTAACCGGCGCAATCAGTCTAGGTGTCGCGGACAACATGCTCACAAACCCGGCGGCCAAGATCTCTGATGCACTTGAGGTGTTCTTTCAGCGTGCCCCGGCGGTGAGTGTGTCACTATCCATTCTTCCACCCGATCAACTCGCGCAAGCGCTCGCGGATCGTAAAGTCCATCTCGCAGTGATCGGCGCGACCAATCTAGAACCGAACATGACGGCGACGCGTCTTTTTGAAGAGGACTACGCGCTTTATTGTTGTCCCCAACCGGGGCAACATCCACCACACCTGAACACACTGCGCTCGCGCGGTGTCGGAGTTGTTCACCGCAATTTTTCCGGACCTGGGCCCAGCGCGGATTCTCGCAAGATTACTGCAGCTTGGATCGTATTGGCGAGCGGGCTCGAAGCTGTCGCAACCTACATCAATACTGGACGATGCGTGGGATTTATGCCGCGCCACTATGTAGAAGGCATCCGAACCCGCCGACCGTTTGTCGAAGTTCCGGGAAGCGAGCATTTGCGTAGAAAGACAGAGTTCGTCGTGGCTCAAGAAACCGGGCGTACCAAGTCTCACCCCATGATCCTAATGTCGGATATCCTGAAATCAACGATGCAGAACTGA